The DNA sequence GGATGAAGACTTCAAAAACAAACTGCAGAATGCCGCTTCGGCCGATGAACTCTACAATCTGATTAGCGAAAAAGAAGCGGAATAAATAAAAACAAATCTTAAAAGCCCCCGGCCTTACCGGGGGTTCATCGCTGCGCCCCCGATTTATCGGAAGTATGGTTTTCCAGCAAAATACGCAACAATATACTCTTTGCACAAGTCCGATAACCTAAAAAGCTTTTCTAATCCGCAATTAAGCAATCCCCTGAAAATGACGATAGAATAACATACGAAAATTAAGGAACGATATGCAAAAAATACGTAATTTCACAGTGTTACCGTCGTTGCCTGAAGCCTTGATGGGTCTTAGGACTATTGCGCACAATATGTTTTGGTCGTGGAATCCGGAATTTATTGAATTATTCCGACAGATTGACCCTGAAAAATGGGAGCAGTGCGGCCACAATCCTGTAAAGCTTCTCGGTACTGTAAATCAGAACAGACTAAACGACCTTGCAGGAATGCAGGGTTTTGTATATCAGCTCAAGCAGGCCCAGGAAAAGCTGAACCACTATTCGACTTCGCCGGGCTGGTTTGACAGGGTTTGGACTAATAAGCACAAACCTGTCATCGCGTATTTCAGTCTTGAGTTTGGAATTCACGAATCGCTGCCGGTTTATGCCGGCGGTTTGGGTATTCTCGCAGGAGACCATTTAAAGAGCGCATCCGATTTGGGTTTGCCTCTTGTCGGCGTGGGTCTGATGTATCAGAAAGGATATTTCAGGCAGTATCTTAACGCCGACGGCTGGCAGCAGGAACGTTACGAAGATAATGACTTTTACAATATGCCCGCAGAACTCGTCCGCAAGAAAAGCGACCATCCGCTGACAATTAAACTGGCCTTTCCGCAAAGGCAGGTAGCCGTTCAAATCTGGAAAGTTACCGTCGGAAGAGTAAATCTGTTTCTGCTTGATACGAACGTTCCCGCCAATTCCGAACAGGACAGGCTTTTAACTTCTGCCCTGTACGCCGGCAATTCGGAAATGAGAATCCAGCAGGAGATACTTATAGGTATTGGCGGTTTCAAGGCGCTTCTGGCGATGGGACTTGAGCCGTCCGTTTGTCATATGAACGAAGGCCACGCCGCTTTTATGGCACTGGAGAGAATAAGACATCTTTGCAGTACGAGGAATTTAAATTTTGAGCAGGCTCTGGAAGCAACGAAAGCCTGCAATATTTTTACAATTCACACGCCGGTAAAGGCGGGTAACGATGAATTCAGTCCGGAGATGATGAGTAAATATTTCGGCGTTTATTTCCCGAAGCTCGGACTTGACAAAAATGCATTTCTTTCACTTGGCAGGCTTGACCCGTCCAAGGACAGTGAAACCTTTAAGATGCCGGTACTCGCTTTGAAGTTGAGTACATGGCGCAATGGCGTCAGCAAGCTCCACGGCGGCGTTTCACGCGCGATGTGGGCTGAGCTTTGGCCCAAACTGCCGGTCGAAGAAGTTCCAATTCAGTCAATTACCAACGGCATACACGCCAAGAGTTTTATTTCATCGGACCTCAATCAGCTTTATGAAAGATACCTGGGCTTTAACTGGGCCGAGGAAATCGCTGAGGAATCGATTTGGCAGAATGTTGACCAGATTCCGGACGAGGAATTATGGCGCATACATCAGAGATGCAGAGAAAATCTCATTAGTTTTGTACGCAAGCAGATTAAAAAGCAAATGCAGCGGCGAGGTACATATCATACCGAGCTGGGCTGGGCCGAGCAGGTTCTTGACCCTGAGGCTTTGACGATAGGATTTGCAAGAAGGTTTGCGACTTATAAGAGGGGCAATCTTTTATTGAAGGATGCCGAGAGGCTTGTAAATCTTTTGAACAAGACTGACAAGCCCGTTCAGATAATCTTTGCCGGCAAGGCTCATCCTAATGACGAACAGGGCAAAGAGATTATTCGTCAGCTTATCCATTTCGCTACCAGAAATGACGTCAGGAAAAGACTGGTTTTCCTCGAAGATTACAATATGGATATCGCCCGTTATATGGTACAGGGCGTCGATATTTGGCTCAACAATCCGCGAGTCCCTATGGAGGCATCGGGAACAAGCGGAATGAAGGCGGCACTCAATGGTGCGCTAAACGTCAGCACTTTAGACGGCTGGTGGGTGGAAGGATATGCCCTGAATTCCGGATGGGTAATCGGAGCAGGAGAAACCTACGACGATTATGAATATCAGGATAAAGTAGAATCGGAAGCGATATTCAACCTTTTCGAAAATGAAATCGTACCGCTATTCTATACCCATTCATCCGACAACCTGCCGAGGGCGTGGATACACAGGATGAAAAATTCGATAAAATGGATAGTGCCGCGATTCAATACTCACAGAATGGTAGCTGAATACACCAACAGATTCTATAGGCCGGCAGCGGAAAGATGGGAAAGTTTCGCTTCCTCAAATATGGAAAAAGTAAAAACAATGGCTACTCTGAAAAACCGCCTTAAAGAAGAATGGAAAAATATAAAAATAGAAGATGTGGATGTAC is a window from the Phycisphaerae bacterium genome containing:
- the glgP gene encoding alpha-glucan family phosphorylase; protein product: MQKIRNFTVLPSLPEALMGLRTIAHNMFWSWNPEFIELFRQIDPEKWEQCGHNPVKLLGTVNQNRLNDLAGMQGFVYQLKQAQEKLNHYSTSPGWFDRVWTNKHKPVIAYFSLEFGIHESLPVYAGGLGILAGDHLKSASDLGLPLVGVGLMYQKGYFRQYLNADGWQQERYEDNDFYNMPAELVRKKSDHPLTIKLAFPQRQVAVQIWKVTVGRVNLFLLDTNVPANSEQDRLLTSALYAGNSEMRIQQEILIGIGGFKALLAMGLEPSVCHMNEGHAAFMALERIRHLCSTRNLNFEQALEATKACNIFTIHTPVKAGNDEFSPEMMSKYFGVYFPKLGLDKNAFLSLGRLDPSKDSETFKMPVLALKLSTWRNGVSKLHGGVSRAMWAELWPKLPVEEVPIQSITNGIHAKSFISSDLNQLYERYLGFNWAEEIAEESIWQNVDQIPDEELWRIHQRCRENLISFVRKQIKKQMQRRGTYHTELGWAEQVLDPEALTIGFARRFATYKRGNLLLKDAERLVNLLNKTDKPVQIIFAGKAHPNDEQGKEIIRQLIHFATRNDVRKRLVFLEDYNMDIARYMVQGVDIWLNNPRVPMEASGTSGMKAALNGALNVSTLDGWWVEGYALNSGWVIGAGETYDDYEYQDKVESEAIFNLFENEIVPLFYTHSSDNLPRAWIHRMKNSIKWIVPRFNTHRMVAEYTNRFYRPAAERWESFASSNMEKVKTMATLKNRLKEEWKNIKIEDVDVQVKNGKTAVSLNGNASHLEVGCELEITATIGLGGLNPDDLAVQIYHGAVDSWGNINRGSVKQMAGAAEKTKQNSCGFTGTIKCTRSGKCGFAVRVLPGAKDLADQYEPGMILWESTNGDNNKN